The window CAGTAGTTACCAGCATAAAATTTAGAAGGATTAGCCGGGTCGTATGCAGTTGGGTTTAAGTGGTTCCAGCTTACATAGGTACCATCCGGAGATTGTAACGCTCTTAATTCTTTCATGATGTTCATGTCGATATCACGGTGATACCATGAACTGAATGAACCTGAGGTTTGGTTAGCGTAGCTATCATTTACCTCACCATTAACCTTTTGGTTTACGTAGTTGATGTTAGCAGAAAAGTTTAATTTTTTGCTAATATCGTAGCTTGCATTTAAGTTTAAAACGTTCTTTTTCAAATCCTGTGTAGGGATTAAGCCTTTCACATATTGATTGTTGTAAGATAGTTTGAAGCTATAATCGTCTGCTGCTTTGTTAAACGCAATAGAGTTGTTCAAATTCACACCTGTTTGGAAGAAATCTGAAGCACTGCTTGGCTGCGGATCCCAGGTTGCTGTTTTGAAAGAATATTTAGTACCTGCTGCCCATGCATACCAAGGTATATATTCTTGACCAACCAATTTAGGGCCCCAACTCGAGTCATCGCTATAGTCAGGGTAGTATTTGCCGCTTAAAGCTTTCCAGCCATCAGGGTCACCAGCTTTCCAGGTATACTCGGTAAAGTCGGCATTTGCACCACCACCATAAGAGTTTTGGTAGTTAGGCAAAATGTAAGCCTTGTCAAACTGCGCACCTAAATTTACATCAATACCAACACCGCCATTCTTTTTGGCTTTTTTAGTAGTGATTACGATAGCACCGTTAGCACCTTGCGAACCAAACTGTGCAGATGCAGCAGGGCCTTGTAATACCGAAACGTCTTCGATATCATCAGGGCTAAGGTCATCGGCGTTTGGCAATACAGTACCATCAACAACGTACAAAGCACCGCTACCAGCACCAAAGCCACCGGCACCACGAAGACGAACCTCGGTGTTACGGCCTAAAGCTGCTGATGATTGGCTACGTACCTGTAAACCTGCAACTTTACCCGCAAGGGCGTTGTTAAGGTTGGTTTGACGCACTGTGTTCAAAGCTGTAGCACCAACAACCTGCGCAGAGTTTGAAGATGAACGTGAGTTTGATTTGATACCAAATACACCCGTTACAACTACTTCGCTTAGTTGGCTTGCACTTGAAGCAAGTGAAACGCTTACTACATCAGTTGAGCCAATAGCAACTTGTTGCCTTGAAAAACCGATGAAAGAAAAGGTTAATGATTTTGCCGTTGCTGGCACGGAAAGGGTATACTTACCCGAAACATTGGATTGTGTACCAATTGTTGTTCCTGTTACTGTAACACTTACTCCTGGTAACGGCAAACCGTCATCCTTTGAAGTAACTGTACCAGTAATCGTACGATTTTGTGCATAAACCTGTGCTATGCCTAACATCAGGAAACACAAACTTACTAGTAGAAGTTTTTTCATGTTTGTTAATAATAAGATCAGTTAATAGTTAATTAATCATAAAAGTAGTGTTACGTTATCAATAAATCAAATTAATTGTTAAAAAAACATGCTTTTTATAAAAAATAATTCGCTAATAGTCCCAAAAAGAATAAATAATTAAAAAATATAGTACTATGTATTGCATAATACATTCTAAAACATATATCTTTGCATTATGATTGTTGAAAACACCCAAACCCAAATGAGGAAAGGCATACTGGAGTATTGCATACTTTCCATTATAGCAAAGGGCGAGATATATGCATCGGATATCATATCCGAATTGCGCAAAGCCCGGCTGCTTGTTGTTGAGGGTACTCTATACCCTTTATTAACCCGGTTAAAGAATAATGGCCTGCTGTCGTACAACTGGGTCGAGTCTACATCGGGGCCGCCACGCAAATACTACATCCTGTCTGACGAGGGCCGAAAGGTGCTGGAGCAGCTTGATGGCACATGGCAGGAACTTTTATATGCTGTACAAACTGCCATAGGCGACAGAAACAATTAAATCACCCTATTAAACTATCACCATCATGAATAAAACTATTATCATCAACATAAACGGCACCGTTTTTCATATAGAAGAGGATGCCTATGATATACTTAAAACCTATATGACCGAGGTTAAGCGTCATTTTATGAATTCGGCCGACAGCCTCGAGATCACTACCGATATTGAGAACCGCATTGCCGAAATGTTTAACGAGATTTTGCTTAAAGAGGGCAAACAGGTTATTGTTGAATTTGACGTAACCAAAGTGGTTGAGCAAATGGGCTCGGTACAGGATTTTGAATCGGCCGAAGACGAAAGCCCTAAGGGCGCTCACCCCCACTATGCTTATAATACCGAAAGCCGCCGCCTGTTTCGCGACCCTGACGACCACCTGATTGCAGGTGTATGCTCGGGCATTGCCAGCTACTTTGATTTTAACCCGGTATGGATACGCCTGCTGTTCGCTTTTTTAACACCAATGGGCGGTGTAGGCTTTATACTATATATAATACTATGGATTGTTGTGCCTAAAGCAGTTACCCGTGCCGACCGCATGGCCATGAAAGGCCAAAAGCTGGACCTGCAAGGTTTTAAAAACAACTTTGAAGAAGAGC is drawn from Inquilinus sp. KBS0705 and contains these coding sequences:
- a CDS encoding PadR family transcriptional regulator — translated: MIVENTQTQMRKGILEYCILSIIAKGEIYASDIISELRKARLLVVEGTLYPLLTRLKNNGLLSYNWVESTSGPPRKYYILSDEGRKVLEQLDGTWQELLYAVQTAIGDRNN